Proteins from a single region of Phyllopteryx taeniolatus isolate TA_2022b chromosome 10, UOR_Ptae_1.2, whole genome shotgun sequence:
- the map1lc3cl gene encoding LOW QUALITY PROTEIN: microtubule-associated proteins 1A/1B light chain 3C (The sequence of the model RefSeq protein was modified relative to this genomic sequence to represent the inferred CDS: inserted 1 base in 1 codon) — MAPFEKSMEMMMPFKQRKCLETRKDEVCSIRSKFPNKLPVIVERYIREKTLPLLDKTKFLVPFELTLGQFLCLLRNKIDLESTQALFLLVAEKSMSCMSSSMGEVYSHHSDPDGFLYITYASQEMFGAPRPAGXAAALSQNPPELPPTANFFKI; from the exons ATGGCGCCCTTTGAGAAATCCATGGAGATGATGATGCCCTTTAAGCAGAGGAAGTGCTTGG AAACAAGAAAAGATGAAGTGTGCAGCATTCGCTCCAAATTCCCCAACAAGCTGCCC GTTATCGTGGAACGTTACATCCGTGAAAAGACTCTCCCCCTGCTGGACAAGACAAAGTTTTTGGTTCCCTTTGAGCTCACCTTGGGTCAGTTCCTCTGCCTGCTCAG GAATAAGATCGACCTGGAATCGACGCAGGCTCTCTTCCTGCTCGTGGCTGAGAAAAGCATGTCCTGCATGTCCTCCAGCATGGGGGAGGTCTACTCCCACCACAGCGACCCAGACGGCTTCCTCTACATCACCTACGCCTCTCAGGAAATGTTCGGAGCGCCCCGACCGGCAG AGGCCGCCGCGCTGAGCCAGAACCCACCTGAGCTACCTCCAACAGccaattttttcaaaatttga